A genomic window from Ideonella sp. WA131b includes:
- a CDS encoding protocatechuate 3,4-dioxygenase (extradiol catechol dioxygenase that catalyzes the oxidative cleavage of substituted catechols; part of the bacterial aromatic compound degradation pathway), with translation MARITASVYTSHVPAIGAALDLGKTHEPYWQKVFAGYEYSKQWLRENRPDVIFLVYNDHATAFSLDLIPTFAIGTAAQYQPADEGWGPRPVPVVQGHPDLASHIAQSVIQDDFDLTIVNRMDVDHGLTVPLSLMCGQPAEWPCPVIPFAVNVVQYPVPSGRRCFALGRAIRKAVERYDEPLKVHIWGTGGMSHQLQGPRAGLINAQWDGRFLDRLIGEPEALAQVPHIEYVREAGSEGIELVMWLIARGAMSDAPPVVKHRFYHVPASNTAVGHLILENA, from the coding sequence ATGGCCCGCATCACCGCATCGGTCTACACCAGCCACGTGCCGGCCATCGGCGCCGCGCTCGATCTCGGCAAGACCCACGAGCCCTACTGGCAGAAGGTCTTCGCCGGCTACGAGTACAGCAAGCAGTGGCTGCGCGAGAACCGGCCCGACGTCATCTTCCTCGTCTACAACGACCACGCCACGGCCTTCAGCCTCGACCTCATCCCCACCTTCGCCATCGGCACCGCCGCGCAGTACCAGCCGGCCGACGAGGGCTGGGGCCCGCGGCCGGTGCCCGTCGTCCAGGGCCATCCGGATCTCGCCAGCCACATCGCGCAGAGCGTGATCCAGGACGATTTCGACCTCACCATCGTCAACCGCATGGACGTCGACCACGGCCTCACGGTGCCGCTGAGCCTGATGTGCGGGCAACCCGCCGAATGGCCGTGCCCGGTGATCCCGTTTGCCGTCAACGTGGTGCAGTACCCGGTGCCCAGCGGCCGCCGCTGCTTTGCCCTCGGCCGCGCCATCCGCAAGGCCGTTGAGCGCTACGACGAGCCGCTGAAGGTGCACATCTGGGGCACCGGCGGCATGAGTCATCAGCTGCAGGGGCCGCGCGCCGGGCTCATCAACGCCCAGTGGGACGGGCGCTTCCTCGACCGCCTGATCGGCGAGCCCGAGGCGCTGGCCCAGGTGCCGCACATCGAGTACGTGCGCGAGGCGGGCAGCGAGGGCATCGAACTCGTGATGTGGCTCATTGCCCGCGGGGCCATGAGCGATGCGCCGCCGGTCGTCAAGCACCGCTTCTATCACGTGCCCGCCAGCAACACGGCCGTGGGCCACCTGATCCTGGAGAACGCATGA
- a CDS encoding response regulator transcription factor — MNRILLVEDHPAMRDLVQLELAQAGIAADAVSRIGEAEACLAQSSYAALVLDRGLPEGDALPWLKRLRGRQLLLPCLLLTARDALHDRVDGLEAGADDYLPKPFEREELVARVRALLRRQQAWVSNAPQWAGLVVDPISARLTCGRTSVNLATSELQLMIALVRAQGALVRRAALEEAAWGLTEPVTPNALDVALHRLRRKLALVAPGVLVINTKGVGYSLQQGDQPGPEDADAGSAPR; from the coding sequence GTGAACCGCATTCTGCTGGTCGAAGACCACCCCGCCATGCGCGATCTGGTGCAGCTCGAGCTCGCCCAGGCCGGCATCGCGGCCGACGCGGTGTCGCGCATCGGTGAGGCCGAGGCTTGCCTGGCGCAGTCGAGCTACGCCGCGCTGGTGCTCGATCGTGGGCTGCCCGAGGGAGACGCGCTGCCCTGGTTGAAGCGGCTGCGCGGGCGCCAGCTGCTGCTGCCCTGCCTGCTGCTGACGGCACGCGATGCGTTGCACGACCGCGTCGACGGCCTCGAGGCCGGCGCCGACGACTACCTGCCCAAGCCTTTCGAGCGCGAGGAGCTGGTGGCCAGGGTGCGCGCGCTGCTGCGGCGCCAGCAGGCTTGGGTCAGCAATGCCCCGCAGTGGGCCGGGCTGGTGGTTGACCCCATCAGCGCGCGGCTGACTTGCGGCCGAACGAGCGTCAACCTGGCCACCAGCGAGCTGCAGCTGATGATCGCGCTCGTGCGCGCGCAGGGCGCTCTGGTGCGCCGCGCCGCGCTCGAGGAGGCTGCCTGGGGCCTGACCGAGCCGGTGACGCCCAACGCGCTCGACGTGGCGCTGCACCGGCTGCGCCGCAAGCTCGCGCTGGTGGCGCCGGGCGTGCTGGTCATCAACACCAAGGGCGTGGGCTACTCGCTGCAGCAAGGCGACCAGCCAGGCCCGGAGGACGCGGATGCCGGGTCCGCGCCGCGCTGA
- a CDS encoding aldo/keto reductase translates to MPHDPRPLGPFLVRPLGLGCMNLSHAYGLPPPPEQGERVLLEALDAGVDFFDTAALYGFGANERLVGRVLGPHRHRFVLASKGGMTAQPVGEGGALQRVIDGRPASIRRDCEDSLQRLGTEVIDLYYLHRWDKAVPIEESVGAMADLLRAGKVRALGLSEVSAATLRRAHREHAIAALQTEYSPWTRNPEIAVLEACRELGTAFVAFSPVGRGALTDTPPDPGAFDAKDIRRSMPRFAPAHWPANQALRQRLAALARQAGCTTAQLSLAWVLSRGAHVHVIPGTTSVAHLQENLATPALPAAVLAAVGALMTPQAPSGQRYGEQAQGEVDTEVA, encoded by the coding sequence ATGCCTCACGATCCCCGCCCGCTCGGGCCCTTCCTCGTGCGCCCGCTCGGCCTGGGCTGCATGAACCTCAGCCACGCCTACGGCCTGCCGCCGCCGCCCGAGCAGGGCGAGCGCGTGCTGCTGGAGGCGCTGGACGCCGGCGTCGACTTCTTCGACACCGCCGCGCTCTACGGCTTCGGCGCCAACGAGCGCCTGGTGGGCCGCGTGCTCGGCCCGCACCGCCACCGCTTCGTGCTGGCCAGCAAGGGCGGCATGACCGCGCAACCGGTGGGCGAAGGCGGCGCGCTGCAGCGCGTGATCGACGGCCGGCCCGCGAGCATCCGCCGCGACTGCGAGGACAGCCTCCAGCGCCTGGGCACCGAGGTCATCGACCTGTACTACCTGCACCGCTGGGACAAGGCCGTTCCCATCGAGGAGAGCGTGGGGGCGATGGCCGATCTGCTGCGTGCCGGCAAGGTGCGCGCGCTCGGCCTGAGCGAGGTCTCGGCCGCGACGCTCAGGCGCGCCCACCGCGAGCACGCCATCGCCGCGCTGCAGACCGAGTACAGCCCCTGGACGCGCAACCCCGAGATCGCCGTGCTTGAGGCCTGCCGCGAGCTGGGCACGGCCTTCGTCGCCTTTAGCCCCGTGGGCCGCGGCGCGCTCACCGACACACCGCCCGACCCCGGGGCCTTCGACGCCAAGGACATCCGCCGCTCGATGCCGCGCTTCGCCCCCGCCCACTGGCCGGCCAACCAGGCGCTGCGGCAGCGGCTGGCGGCGCTGGCGCGCCAGGCCGGCTGCACCACGGCGCAGCTGTCGCTGGCCTGGGTGCTGTCGCGCGGGGCGCACGTGCACGTCATCCCGGGCACCACGAGCGTCGCGCACCTGCAAGAGAACCTGGCCACGCCCGCGCTGCCGGCGGCGGTGCTGGCCGCCGTGGGTGCTCTGATGACGCCGCAAGCGCCCTCGGGCCAGCGCTACGGTGAGCAGGCGCAGGGCGAGGTGGACACCGAGGTGGCCTGA
- a CDS encoding DEAD/DEAH box helicase family protein gives MGPAPVGGVSLKDFQRRVLEQLERYITELRRQQASTVQQAEALRMMDGAEETLRQLADCPRHTWEALRKAGALPPPLHKDHSAEHHSRWDGAGRAIPNVCLKVPTGGGKTLLAAAAVGQILQGWLRRSTGLVLWVVPNEAIYTQTPKALANRELPYRQLLNVAGAGRVKVLEKTHPLTRQDVDGHLCVMLRMLAGAARRRPAQQGDAEVLCRQRPRDGLPATRRRPGRPPCAAAGRAQLDALQREAEALQGETARCIRPILLVQVERTGADLRDAGFIHAEDAREHLLALGLQPRHIAIKTSERNDLAAPENIDLLSPSCEVRAIITKQALQEGWDCPFAYVLCTLAAGRNLAAMTQLVGRVLRLPQVAKTGRPALDACYVLCHDAETGKVVEAIRKSLEGEGMGDLGSAVRGGDADPESPRPVKQQRRGAWQGTRIVVPRVTWVQPDGQRRDLEYDSDVLAGLDWQAAQPAQWVANWAPDAQPRSAQQMDLGLELLKGGAPQAAVETGGAATMLDRARVLRALAAPARGWISAAHTPSSAVGPAGAAPRSRAAPAPRWPWARGRRGWRR, from the coding sequence GTGGGCCCAGCACCGGTGGGCGGGGTGTCGCTGAAGGACTTCCAGCGCCGTGTGTTGGAGCAACTGGAGCGCTACATCACCGAGCTGCGTCGGCAGCAGGCTTCCACGGTCCAGCAGGCCGAGGCGCTGCGCATGATGGACGGTGCCGAAGAGACGCTTCGCCAGCTCGCCGACTGTCCCCGGCACACCTGGGAAGCGCTGCGCAAGGCCGGCGCCCTGCCGCCGCCCCTGCACAAGGACCACAGCGCGGAGCACCACAGCCGCTGGGACGGCGCCGGCCGCGCCATCCCCAACGTCTGCCTGAAGGTGCCCACCGGTGGCGGCAAGACGCTGCTGGCTGCCGCCGCCGTGGGCCAGATCCTGCAGGGGTGGCTGCGCCGGAGCACGGGCCTGGTGCTGTGGGTGGTGCCCAACGAGGCGATCTACACGCAGACGCCCAAGGCGCTGGCCAACCGCGAGCTTCCGTACCGCCAACTGCTCAACGTGGCCGGTGCCGGCCGCGTGAAGGTGCTGGAGAAGACACACCCTCTGACACGGCAGGACGTGGACGGCCACCTGTGCGTGATGCTGCGGATGCTGGCCGGTGCCGCCCGGCGCCGCCCGGCGCAACAGGGAGACGCTGAAGTTCTTTGCCGACAGCGGCCGCGTGATGGGCTTCCTGCCACGCGAAGACGACCTGGCCGCCCACCATGCGCTGCTGCAGGCCGTGCCCAACTGGACGCACTGCAACGCGAGGCCGAGGCCCTGCAGGGCGAAACGGCGCGCTGCATCCGCCCCATCCTGCTGGTGCAGGTGGAGCGCACCGGGGCCGACCTGCGCGACGCCGGGTTCATCCACGCCGAGGATGCACGCGAACACCTGCTGGCCCTGGGCCTGCAGCCGCGCCACATCGCCATCAAGACCAGCGAACGCAACGACCTGGCGGCGCCCGAGAACATCGACCTGCTCTCACCCTCCTGCGAGGTGCGCGCCATCATCACCAAGCAGGCCTTGCAGGAGGGTTGGGACTGCCCGTTCGCCTATGTGCTGTGCACGCTGGCGGCGGGCCGCAACCTGGCCGCGATGACCCAGCTGGTGGGCCGTGTGCTGCGGCTGCCCCAGGTGGCGAAGACCGGCCGGCCGGCGCTGGATGCCTGCTACGTGCTGTGCCACGACGCGGAGACGGGCAAGGTGGTGGAAGCGATCCGCAAGTCGCTGGAAGGCGAAGGCATGGGCGACCTGGGCTCGGCCGTGCGTGGCGGTGACGCGGACCCCGAGTCGCCGCGCCCCGTGAAGCAGCAGCGCCGCGGGGCCTGGCAAGGCACCCGCATCGTCGTGCCGCGCGTGACCTGGGTACAGCCCGACGGCCAGCGCCGCGATCTCGAGTACGACAGCGACGTGCTGGCGGGCCTGGACTGGCAGGCGGCGCAGCCTGCACAGTGGGTGGCGAACTGGGCGCCGGATGCACAGCCGCGCTCGGCACAACAGATGGACCTGGGCCTGGAGCTGCTGAAGGGTGGTGCGCCGCAGGCTGCGGTGGAGACAGGCGGCGCTGCCACGATGCTGGACCGGGCCCGCGTGTTGCGAGCGCTGGCCGCCCCGGCGCGGGGCTGGATTTCTGCCGCCCACACTCCTAGTTCAGCTGTCGGTCCAGCTGGTGCAGCACCTCGTAGCAGGGCAGCACCTGCGCCACGCTGGCCTTGGGCTCGCGGCCGGCGCGGATGGCGGCGATGA
- the ligA gene encoding protocatechuate 4,5-dioxygenase subunit alpha, whose protein sequence is MALDKPYLDVPGTTIFDAEQSRKGYALNQFCMSLLKAPNRERFLADPRAYLDEWPMTQAQKDAVLARDLNRCIAEGGNIYFLAKIGATYGKSFQQMAGSMTGMTEEEYRDMMIRGGRSIEGNRHTGEDGSAQPQRQPQGSAPSTSF, encoded by the coding sequence ATGGCCCTGGACAAACCGTATCTCGACGTGCCCGGCACGACCATCTTCGACGCCGAGCAGTCGCGCAAGGGCTACGCGCTCAACCAGTTCTGCATGAGCCTGCTGAAGGCACCCAACCGCGAGCGCTTCCTGGCCGACCCGCGCGCCTACCTCGACGAATGGCCCATGACGCAGGCCCAGAAAGACGCCGTGCTCGCGCGCGACCTCAACCGCTGCATCGCCGAGGGCGGCAACATCTACTTCCTGGCCAAGATCGGCGCCACCTACGGCAAGAGCTTCCAGCAGATGGCCGGCAGCATGACGGGCATGACCGAAGAGGAGTACCGCGACATGATGATCCGGGGCGGCCGCTCCATCGAGGGCAACCGCCACACCGGTGAAGACGGCAGCGCGCAGCCGCAGCGCCAGCCGCAGGGCAGCGCCCCTTCGACAAGCTTCTAG
- a CDS encoding HAMP domain-containing protein — protein sequence MPGPRRAEDRTPSLAVRLALGFALAFASTALLVVGVQAVLAERFGHRVTQMSMAGQTEDIFDGFVFDEHRRVIDVRLPAEDSIGFDDFFANLKYRVLDQTGKVVASSETDRRSLLPGRPVAEQDGFFGVVPVDGRDFFVGVWARELHGHRYLLQLGRSDRFELLAREALTPAITDTVLVLGSLSAMIFSLAGALAVRSVLRPIRRVEAAARDVGGRNLAARLPEDGLPAEIRPLVQAFNGVLERLERSFQEQDRFIANAAHELKTPLALVRAQLEAGPPGPEVQARLLRELDGLGRQVQLLLQLAQVADRQTLRRGPTQPLVVARTVLEHLAFQAERRDISLRLEDNSAGQPIDADAGALFVLVKNLVDNALGFAPPGSAVELRLEGTGLSVSDRGPGVPPELREHVFERFWRAPGQARAGSGLGLALVREIAHAHGWTVHCTETPGGGASFVLRWAGPAAD from the coding sequence ATGCCGGGTCCGCGCCGCGCTGAAGACCGCACGCCCAGCCTGGCTGTGCGCCTGGCGCTGGGTTTCGCCCTGGCCTTCGCATCGACGGCGCTGCTGGTGGTGGGCGTGCAGGCCGTGCTGGCCGAGCGATTCGGGCATCGCGTCACGCAGATGAGCATGGCCGGACAGACCGAGGACATCTTCGACGGCTTCGTGTTCGATGAGCACCGGCGGGTCATCGACGTGCGGCTGCCTGCCGAGGACTCGATCGGCTTCGACGACTTCTTCGCGAACCTCAAGTACCGGGTGCTCGACCAGACAGGCAAGGTGGTGGCCAGCAGCGAGACCGACCGCCGCTCGCTGCTGCCCGGGCGCCCGGTGGCGGAGCAGGACGGCTTCTTCGGCGTCGTGCCGGTGGACGGGCGCGACTTCTTCGTCGGCGTCTGGGCGCGTGAGCTGCACGGGCACCGCTACCTGTTGCAGCTGGGGCGCAGCGACCGCTTCGAACTGCTGGCGCGCGAGGCGCTGACACCCGCCATCACCGACACCGTGCTGGTGCTGGGCTCGCTGTCGGCCATGATCTTCTCGCTGGCCGGTGCGCTGGCGGTGCGCTCGGTGCTGCGGCCGATCCGCCGCGTCGAGGCAGCGGCACGCGACGTCGGCGGCCGCAACCTGGCCGCACGGCTGCCCGAAGACGGTCTGCCGGCCGAGATCCGCCCTCTGGTGCAGGCCTTCAACGGCGTGCTGGAGCGTCTGGAACGCTCGTTCCAGGAGCAGGACCGCTTCATCGCGAACGCCGCTCACGAGCTGAAGACGCCACTGGCGCTGGTGCGAGCGCAGCTCGAGGCCGGACCACCCGGGCCCGAGGTGCAGGCCCGATTGCTGCGCGAGCTCGATGGCCTGGGGCGCCAGGTGCAGCTGCTGTTGCAGTTGGCCCAGGTGGCCGATCGCCAAACGCTGCGCCGCGGCCCGACGCAGCCCTTGGTGGTGGCCCGCACGGTGCTGGAGCACCTGGCCTTCCAGGCCGAGCGGCGCGACATCAGCCTGCGCCTGGAGGACAACAGTGCCGGACAGCCCATCGACGCCGATGCCGGTGCGCTGTTCGTGCTGGTGAAAAACCTGGTGGACAACGCGCTGGGCTTCGCGCCGCCCGGCAGCGCCGTCGAGCTGCGGCTGGAGGGCACCGGGTTGAGCGTCAGCGACCGCGGGCCCGGCGTGCCCCCGGAGCTGCGCGAGCACGTGTTCGAGCGCTTCTGGCGAGCGCCTGGGCAAGCGCGCGCCGGCTCGGGCCTCGGGTTGGCACTGGTCCGCGAGATCGCCCACGCCCACGGCTGGACGGTGCACTGCACCGAGACACCGGGGGGCGGCGCCAGCTTTGTGCTGCGATGGGCGGGCCCGGCGGCTGACTAG
- the htpG gene encoding molecular chaperone HtpG: MDKKTLSFQAEVQQILHLVTHSLYSNKEIFLRELVSNASDACDKLRFEALDQPALWEEQPELNVRVWFDAEKKTLTIRDNGIGMSAEEAVAHLGTIAKSGTREFLGRLEADKKKDANLIGQFGVGFYSGFIVADRMTVETRRAGAPAGEGVRWSSTGSGDFEVETIERTERGTDVILRLREGEEEFLSAWKLKSIIAKYSDHLNLPVLMRKQTWDEDKKEQVDTDEWEPANKAQALWTRSKSDITDAEYTAFYKQISYDQDAPLAYTHNRVEGRTEYTQLLYVPKKAPFDLWNRDKRGGVKLYVKRVFIMDDAEALMPVYLRFVKGVIDSADLPLNVSRELLQESRDVKAIREGSTKKVLGMLEDVAENQKDTYADFWAQFGNVLKEGIGEDYTNRERLAKLFRFASTHADSGVSLADYVGRMKEGQDDIYVITADSLAAARSSPQLEIFRKKGIEVLLLVDRVDEWMLSHLHEFDGHTLTSVAKGAVDLGKLQDDAEKQQAEAAAEAARPLIERLKKTLSERTKDVRVTTRLVDSPACIVADEGDMSAHLARMLKSAGQDAPKARPILEINAEHALVKKLDSAEESERFDDLAHILLDQAVLAEGGVLEDPAAYVRRVNALLVG, encoded by the coding sequence ATGGACAAAAAGACGCTTTCCTTCCAGGCCGAGGTGCAGCAGATCCTGCACCTCGTCACGCACAGCCTGTACAGCAACAAGGAGATCTTCCTGCGCGAGCTGGTCTCCAACGCCTCGGACGCCTGCGACAAGCTGCGCTTCGAGGCCCTGGACCAGCCCGCGCTCTGGGAAGAGCAGCCCGAGCTGAACGTGCGGGTGTGGTTCGACGCCGAGAAGAAGACCCTCACCATCCGCGACAACGGCATCGGCATGAGCGCCGAGGAGGCCGTGGCCCACCTGGGCACCATCGCCAAGAGCGGCACGCGCGAGTTCCTCGGCAGGCTCGAGGCGGACAAGAAGAAGGACGCCAATCTCATCGGCCAGTTCGGCGTGGGCTTCTACAGCGGCTTCATTGTGGCCGACCGCATGACGGTGGAAACCCGCCGCGCCGGGGCCCCGGCCGGCGAGGGCGTGCGCTGGAGCAGCACCGGCAGCGGCGACTTCGAGGTCGAGACGATCGAGCGCACCGAGCGCGGCACCGACGTCATCCTGCGCCTGCGCGAGGGCGAGGAGGAGTTCCTCAGCGCCTGGAAGCTCAAGTCCATCATCGCCAAGTACTCCGACCACCTGAACCTGCCGGTGCTGATGCGCAAGCAGACCTGGGACGAGGACAAGAAGGAGCAGGTCGACACGGACGAGTGGGAGCCCGCCAACAAGGCGCAGGCCCTGTGGACACGCAGCAAGAGCGACATCACCGACGCCGAGTACACCGCGTTCTACAAGCAGATCAGCTACGACCAGGACGCGCCGCTGGCCTACACGCACAACCGCGTGGAGGGCCGCACCGAGTACACGCAGCTGCTGTACGTGCCCAAGAAGGCACCCTTCGACCTGTGGAACCGCGACAAGCGCGGCGGCGTCAAGCTCTACGTCAAGCGCGTCTTCATCATGGACGACGCCGAGGCGCTGATGCCGGTGTACCTGCGCTTCGTCAAGGGCGTGATCGACAGCGCCGACCTGCCGCTGAACGTGAGCCGCGAGCTGCTGCAGGAGAGCCGCGACGTGAAGGCCATCCGCGAGGGCAGCACCAAAAAAGTGTTGGGCATGCTGGAGGACGTGGCCGAGAACCAGAAGGACACCTACGCCGATTTCTGGGCGCAGTTCGGCAACGTGCTAAAAGAAGGCATCGGCGAGGACTACACCAACCGCGAGCGGCTGGCCAAGCTGTTCCGCTTTGCGAGCACGCACGCCGACAGCGGCGTGAGTCTTGCGGACTACGTGGGCCGCATGAAGGAAGGCCAGGACGACATCTACGTCATCACCGCCGACAGCCTGGCGGCGGCCCGGAGCAGCCCGCAGCTGGAGATCTTCCGCAAGAAGGGCATCGAGGTGCTGCTGCTGGTGGACCGCGTCGACGAGTGGATGCTGAGCCACCTCCACGAGTTCGACGGCCACACCCTCACCAGCGTGGCCAAGGGCGCGGTCGACCTCGGCAAGCTGCAGGACGACGCCGAGAAGCAGCAGGCCGAGGCCGCCGCCGAGGCCGCCAGGCCGCTGATCGAGCGCCTGAAGAAGACGCTGTCCGAGCGCACGAAGGATGTGCGCGTCACGACGCGACTGGTCGACAGCCCGGCCTGCATCGTGGCCGACGAGGGCGACATGAGCGCGCACCTGGCGCGCATGCTCAAGTCCGCCGGGCAGGACGCGCCCAAGGCCAGACCCATCCTGGAGATCAACGCCGAGCACGCGCTGGTGAAGAAGCTGGACTCCGCCGAGGAGAGCGAGCGCTTCGACGACCTGGCCCACATCCTGCTCGACCAGGCCGTGCTGGCCGAGGGCGGCGTGCTCGAAGACCCGGCCGCCTACGTGCGGCGCGTCAACGCGCTGCTGGTGGGCTGA
- a CDS encoding serine/threonine protein kinase has product MDLSRNTPTSAPQAHYAGLGPQQVLGALDAAGLRGDGRLLQLNSYENRVFQVMLEDGRAVVAKFYRPGRWTDAQILEEHAYALQLAAAEVPVVPPWVLQPADERLQLQGQPATLATWHDVDGTAYRFAVAERRAGREPELDDPAVLAQLGRFIGRLHAVGRQGRFAHRERLAPADAARAVQALIDADIVTPAERPAWQASAEAAAAAVAMAFERVAASGALATLRLHGDCHIGNVLWRPGSAEGDPGRPHIVDLDDALQGPAVQDLWMLVSGDAPTMARQFDVLLRGYEDFSDFDDRERALIEPLRTRRMLRHSAWLAARWSDPTFPIHFPWFGSAAYWSQQTTLLREQLELMGD; this is encoded by the coding sequence ATGGACCTGTCCCGGAACACCCCCACCTCGGCGCCGCAGGCGCATTACGCCGGCCTGGGCCCGCAGCAGGTGCTCGGGGCGCTCGACGCCGCCGGTCTGCGTGGCGACGGACGGCTGCTGCAGCTCAACAGCTACGAGAACCGCGTCTTCCAGGTGATGCTCGAGGACGGCCGCGCGGTGGTGGCCAAGTTCTACCGGCCCGGGCGCTGGACGGATGCGCAGATCCTCGAAGAACATGCCTACGCACTCCAGCTCGCCGCTGCCGAGGTGCCGGTCGTGCCGCCCTGGGTGCTGCAGCCGGCCGATGAGCGGCTGCAGCTGCAGGGCCAGCCGGCCACGCTGGCCACCTGGCACGACGTCGACGGCACGGCCTACCGCTTTGCCGTGGCCGAGCGCCGCGCCGGCCGCGAGCCCGAGCTCGACGACCCGGCCGTACTCGCGCAGCTCGGTCGCTTCATCGGGCGGCTGCACGCGGTCGGGCGCCAGGGTCGCTTCGCACACCGCGAGCGGCTCGCCCCGGCCGACGCGGCGCGGGCCGTGCAGGCGCTGATCGACGCCGACATCGTGACGCCGGCCGAGCGACCGGCCTGGCAGGCCAGCGCCGAGGCGGCGGCAGCGGCCGTGGCCATGGCGTTCGAGCGGGTGGCGGCCAGCGGCGCCCTTGCCACGCTGCGCCTGCACGGCGACTGCCACATCGGCAACGTGTTGTGGCGCCCCGGCAGCGCCGAGGGCGACCCTGGCCGCCCCCACATCGTCGACCTCGACGACGCGCTGCAAGGCCCGGCGGTGCAGGACCTGTGGATGCTGGTATCGGGCGACGCGCCGACGATGGCGCGCCAGTTCGACGTGCTGCTGCGCGGCTACGAGGACTTCAGCGACTTCGACGACCGCGAGCGCGCGCTGATCGAGCCGCTGCGCACGCGCCGCATGCTGCGCCACAGCGCCTGGCTGGCCGCACGCTGGAGCGACCCCACCTTCCCGATCCACTTCCCGTGGTTCGGCAGCGCCGCCTACTGGAGCCAGCAGACGACGCTGCTGCGAGAGCAGCTGGAGCTGATGGGCGACTGA
- a CDS encoding Gfo/Idh/MocA family oxidoreductase — MKTLKVALAGAGAFGLKHLDALKLIDGVEVVSLVGRELDKTKEAAARYGVGHVTTDLADTLKLPGLDAVILATPTQMHAAQAIQCLQAGVHVQVEIPLADSLRDAYAVADLQARTGLVAMVGHTRRFNPSHQWVHERIAAGEFAVQQMDVQTYFFRRTNMNALGQTRSWTDHLLWHHAAHTVDLFAWQCGSPVVQAHAMQGPIHPTLGIAMDMSIQLKAANGAICTLSLSFNNDGPLGTFFRYIGSTGTYIARYDDLVTGKDEKIDVSMVDVSMNGIELQDREFIAAIRAGREPKASVAQVLPCYEVLHQLDRQLN, encoded by the coding sequence ATGAAGACCCTCAAGGTCGCGCTGGCCGGTGCCGGCGCCTTTGGCCTGAAGCACCTCGATGCCCTGAAACTCATCGATGGCGTCGAGGTCGTCAGCCTCGTCGGCCGCGAGCTCGACAAGACGAAGGAAGCCGCCGCGAGGTACGGCGTCGGCCACGTCACCACCGACCTGGCCGACACGCTCAAGCTGCCCGGACTGGACGCCGTGATCCTGGCCACGCCCACGCAGATGCACGCCGCGCAGGCCATCCAGTGCCTGCAGGCGGGCGTGCACGTGCAGGTCGAGATCCCCCTGGCCGACAGCCTGCGCGACGCTTACGCGGTGGCCGATCTGCAGGCCAGGACGGGCCTGGTGGCCATGGTGGGCCACACCCGCCGCTTCAACCCCAGCCACCAGTGGGTGCACGAGCGCATCGCGGCGGGTGAGTTCGCCGTCCAGCAGATGGACGTGCAGACCTACTTCTTCCGCCGCACGAACATGAACGCGCTGGGCCAGACGCGCAGCTGGACCGACCACCTGCTGTGGCACCACGCCGCGCACACGGTGGACCTGTTCGCCTGGCAGTGCGGCAGCCCGGTCGTGCAGGCGCACGCGATGCAGGGGCCCATACACCCCACACTCGGCATCGCCATGGACATGAGCATCCAGCTGAAGGCCGCCAACGGCGCCATCTGCACGCTCTCGCTCAGCTTCAACAACGACGGCCCGCTGGGCACCTTCTTCCGCTACATCGGCAGCACCGGCACCTACATCGCGCGTTATGACGACCTCGTCACCGGCAAGGACGAGAAGATCGACGTCTCGATGGTGGACGTGTCGATGAACGGCATCGAGCTGCAGGACCGCGAGTTCATCGCCGCCATCCGCGCCGGCCGCGAGCCCAAGGCCAGCGTGGCGCAGGTGCTGCCCTGCTACGAGGTGCTGCACCAGCTGGACCGACAGCTGAACTAG
- a CDS encoding outer membrane beta-barrel protein, with product MFALTLTASLVGAAPAAARAQERPWSVTLDAGLSSASDPDFAGGRLSTRGGPAYGGAIGRRLGDDWRVEAALMYRSHPVKAVSSPGFDARPADADWASLFVTVNLIRDFAAFKLGPAQVRPYVGLGLGRAQEVDADLTSGGSPREFSGSRSAWQAMVGLRWDYGSPWVADIGLTLADAGRVRLAASGGGAAVEARYRAATLMARLGYRF from the coding sequence ATGTTCGCTCTGACCCTCACCGCCTCCCTTGTTGGCGCCGCGCCGGCCGCCGCACGGGCACAGGAGCGCCCGTGGAGCGTCACGCTCGACGCCGGCCTCAGCAGCGCCAGCGACCCCGATTTCGCCGGTGGCCGCCTGAGCACACGGGGCGGCCCGGCCTACGGCGGCGCCATCGGTCGCCGCCTGGGCGACGACTGGCGCGTCGAGGCGGCGCTGATGTACCGCAGCCACCCGGTCAAGGCGGTCAGCAGCCCCGGCTTCGACGCCCGCCCGGCCGACGCGGACTGGGCATCCCTCTTCGTCACCGTGAACCTGATCCGTGACTTCGCGGCGTTCAAGCTGGGCCCTGCCCAGGTTCGCCCCTACGTCGGCCTGGGCTTGGGCCGTGCGCAGGAGGTGGATGCCGACCTGACCAGCGGTGGCAGCCCTCGCGAGTTCTCGGGCTCGCGGAGCGCCTGGCAGGCCATGGTCGGACTGCGCTGGGACTACGGCAGCCCCTGGGTGGCCGACATCGGCCTGACGCTGGCCGACGCCGGCCGCGTGCGCCTGGCGGCCTCCGGAGGGGGTGCCGCGGTGGAGGCGCGCTACCGAGCGGCCACGCTCATGGCGCGGCTGGGCTATCGGTTCTGA